Proteins encoded by one window of Gammaproteobacteria bacterium:
- a CDS encoding GNAT family N-acetyltransferase, which translates to MRIWRADEQDLASVAQIANVSWRMTYRDLLDADTIERWLAAAYSPSALEQRWEDHPIFLIEIDGRPAAFTDVYVEGSTIVVAAMCTHPEYRRHGAATALLEKIRSLAPSFPVTVDLILGNQSGEGFVEHLGFSPGETMEVHLYGEPFLERRWWMESALMRSS; encoded by the coding sequence GTGAGGATCTGGAGGGCAGACGAGCAGGACCTGGCGTCCGTGGCGCAGATCGCGAATGTGTCGTGGCGTATGACATACCGAGATCTTCTGGATGCAGACACGATCGAACGATGGCTCGCGGCCGCGTATTCGCCTTCGGCGTTGGAGCAACGGTGGGAGGACCATCCGATCTTCCTGATCGAGATCGATGGCCGCCCCGCGGCGTTCACCGACGTCTATGTCGAAGGAAGCACAATCGTCGTGGCGGCGATGTGCACGCACCCGGAGTATCGCCGGCACGGTGCGGCAACGGCGCTCCTCGAGAAGATTCGATCCCTGGCACCTTCCTTTCCGGTCACCGTGGATCTGATCCTCGGAAACCAATCGGGAGAAGGCTTTGTCGAGCATCTCGGGTTCAGCCCGGGTGAGACAATGGAGGTTCATCTCTACGGAGAGCCGTTCCTGGAGAGGCGTTGGTGGATGGAGTCTGCTCTGATGAGATCCTCGTGA